A single window of Melospiza georgiana isolate bMelGeo1 chromosome 6, bMelGeo1.pri, whole genome shotgun sequence DNA harbors:
- the LOC131085302 gene encoding cytosolic phospholipase A2 beta-like isoform X3 yields MKFCPIHMLSVRIIQAKNIKSRDLLTASDCYVRLWLPSASPGKLQTKTIRNSDNPVWNETFYFRIQREVENILELAVCDEDALTKDDMQFTVLFNLARIRPGETIRETFALKPETERCFKKWESLEVEFWMERVPGPPEHLITNDVLVSREVCCLEVHVDINESRKYLKEGKNLVLTVPASHERTQKTTEDTDTFYFHCVKAWEPVLKVRLQKVSDKEDDNSNLSDTLTVPLKFLPVGHKVKVTLPVRHNVPLQLYLQLNACTEKLDVRLGYDLCQGEQEFLHKRKRVVAGALKRVLHLERDLHGHEVPVIAVMATGGGLRAMSAMFGHLLALQKLNLLDCVTYLTGASGSTWTLADLYEHADWSQKSLEGPLKAVKEQVTKCKLNLMSIDHLKYYHKELAERAKAGHVPSFTTLWSLVQEMFLHERPRKYKLTDQRKALEHGQNPLPFYAVLNVKEEKFGTFKFREWANFSPYEVAMPKYGVSIPSEYFDSEFFMGRRVKKLPESRICYLEGLWTNIFTRNLLDGLYWSSNSNEFWERWSQDMVDIEKHSPEEDVSVIEPPSCLSGKLYEMFQDIMTKRPLLGKSHNFLRGLEFHKDYIHQKKFIEWKDTVLDGFPNNLTPLQKYLCLIDVGYFINTSGAALFKPERNVDVIISLDYGLGHVFKQLEMTYKYCKIQNIPFPKVELSPEEEKNPKECYIFADAEDPRAPIVIHFPLVNDTFKEFKEPGVRRGHSEMEEGKVNLENNCSPYYLIRLIYSSENFDKLVNLSKYNILNNKDLLLQAIRSAVERKRSRRTGSFPSYSGYP; encoded by the exons atGAAGTTTTGCCCCATCCACATGCTTTCTGTAAGAATCATACAAGCTAAGAACATCAAGTCAAGAGACCTGT tgaCGGCATCAGACTGCTATGTACGCTTGTGGCTGCCGTCTGCTTCACCTGGAAAGCTTCAGACCAAAACCATCAGGAATTCTGACAACCCTGTCTGGAATGAGACTTTCTACTTTAGGATCCAGAGAGAAGTTGAG AATATTTTAGAATTGGCAGTGTGTGATGAAGATGCACTCACCAAAGATGACATGCAGTTCACAGTTCTTTTTAATCTTGCTAGAATCAGACCTGGGGAGACAATCCGCGAGACTTTTGCTTTGAAACCAGAG ACGGAGAGGTGCTTTAAGAAATGGGAAAGTTTGGAAGTGGAATTCTGGATGGAAAGAGT TCCTGGCCCTCCAGAGCATCTCATTACCAATGATGTCCTAGTG TCTCGTGAGGTTTGCTGCTTGGAAGTGCATGTGGACATTAATGAAAGCAGGAAATACTTGAAAG AGGGTAAAAATCTCGTGCTTACGGTGCCTGCATCCCATGAGAGAACCCAGAAGACGACAGAGGACACCGACACTTTCTACTTCCACTGCGTGAAGGCTTGGGAGCCAGTCCTAAAAGTCAGGCTGCAG AAAGTTTCTGATAAGGAAGATGACAACAGCAATTTAAGTGACACCTTAACAGTACCGCTGAAATTTCTCCCTGTTGGACATAAAGTGAAAGTAACCCTTCCCGTAAGACAT AATGTGCCACTACAGTTGTACCTCCAACTGAATGCTTG cacagaaaaactAGACGTGCGCTTAGGGTATGACCTgtgccaaggagagcaggaattcctgcaTAAGAGGAAGAGAGTCGTTGCTGGAGCCCTGAAAAGGGTTCTTCACCTGGAAAGAGATCTACATGGACATGAG GTCCCAGTAATAGCTGTTATGGCAACAGGTGGAGGTCTCAGAGCAATGTCAGCTATGTTTGGCCACCTCTTAGCTCTTCAGAAGCTAAATCTGTTGGACTGTGTCACCTACCTCACTGGGGCTTCTGGCTCAACATG GACCCTAGCAGACCTGTACGAGCATGCTGACTGGTCACAGAAGTCTCTTGAGGGGCCACTTAAAGCAGTAAAAGAACAAGTGACAAAATGCAAACTCAACCTTATGTCTATAGACCATCTGAAGTATTATCACAAGGAGCTTGCTGAAAGGGCAAAAGCAGGACATGTGCCATCTTTTACAACTCTGTGGTCGCTTGTTCAGGAGATGTTCTTGCATGAACGG CCAAGAAAGTACAAACTCACAGACCAGCGCAAGGCACTGGAGCATGGACAAAACCCACTGCCTTTCTATGCAGTCCTCAATGTGAAAGAGGAGAAGTTTGGTACTTTCAAATTTAGAG AGTGGGCAAATTTCTCTCCTTACGAAGTGGCCATGCCAAAATATGGAGTCTCCATTCCTTCAGAGTATTTTGACAGCGAGTTCTTCATGGGAAGGAGAGTGAAGAAGCTGCCAGAATCTCGGATCTGCTATCTGGAAG GTCTTTGGACAAACATCTTTACTAGGAATTTGCTGGATGGCTTGTACTGGTCCTCAAATTCAAATGAATTCTGGGAGCGATGGTCCCAAGATATGGTAGATATAG AAAAACATTCTCCTGAGGAAGATGTTAGTGTTATTGAGCCTCCGTCTTGCTTGTCAGGAAAGTTGTATGAAATGTTTCAGGACATCATGACCAAGCGTCCGCTGCTGGGAAAGTCTCATAACTTCCTGAGAGGCTTAGAGTTTCACAAGGATTATATCCATCAGAAAAAATTTATTGAATGGAAAG acaCTGTGCTGGATGGTTTCCCTAACAATCTGACACCACTGCAGAAGTATCTTTGTCTGATAGATGTTGGCTACTTCATCAACACCAGTGGTGCAGCACTTTTCAAGCCAGAGAGGAATGTAGATGTCATTATATCCCTTGATTATGGTTTGGGACATGTGTTCAAG CAATTAGAGATGACATACAAATACTGCAAGATACAAAATATCCCATTCCCCAAAGTGGAGCTAAGTCCAGAAGAAGAGAAGAACCCAAAGGAATGTTATATATTTGCAGATGCAGAGGACCCCAGAGCACCCATAGTAATCCATTTTCCCTTGGTGAATGACACCTTCAAGGAATTCAAGGAGCCAG GAGTGAGGCGTGGTCACTCAGAGATGGAAGAAGGCAAAGTAAATCTGGAGAACAACTGCTCACCCTACTACCTCATTAGGCTAATTTATTCCTCTGAAAATTTTGATAAACTTGTGAACCTGAGCAAATACAACATCCTCAATAACAAAGACCTGCTTCTCCAGGCAATCAGGAGTGCTGTAGAAcgaaagagaagcagaaggaCTGGGAGTTTCCCCAGCTACTCTGGATACCCCTAA
- the LOC131085302 gene encoding cytosolic phospholipase A2 beta-like isoform X2, with the protein MKFCPIHMLSVRIIQAKNIKSRDLWTVPLSCQNLAGQCYSLLDTSLKYLGISGCSGNLPSSPDSSSERHHLGDFLSHRCQASQMTASDCYVRLWLPSASPGKLQTKTIRNSDNPVWNETFYFRIQREVENILELAVCDEDALTKDDMQFTVLFNLARIRPGETIRETFALKPETERCFKKWESLEVEFWMERVPGPPEHLITNDVLVSREVCCLEVHVDINESRKYLKEGKNLVLTVPASHERTQKTTEDTDTFYFHCVKAWEPVLKVRLQKVSDKEDDNSNLSDTLTVPLKFLPVGHKVKVTLPVRHNVPLQLYLQLNACTEKLDVRLGYDLCQGEQEFLHKRKRVVAGALKRVLHLERDLHGHEVPVIAVMATGGGLRAMSAMFGHLLALQKLNLLDCVTYLTGASGSTWTLADLYEHADWSQKSLEGPLKAVKEQVTKCKLNLMSIDHLKYYHKELAERAKAGHVPSFTTLWSLVQEMFLHERPRKYKLTDQRKALEHGQNPLPFYAVLNVKEEKFGTFKFREWANFSPYEVAMPKYGVSIPSEYFDSEFFMGRRVKKLPESRICYLEGLWTNIFTRNLLDGLYWSSNSNEFWERWSQDMVDIEKHSPEEDVSVIEPPSCLSGKLYEMFQDIMTKRPLLGKSHNFLRGLEFHKDYIHQKKFIEWKDTVLDGFPNNLTPLQKYLCLIDVGYFINTSGAALFKPERNVDVIISLDYGLGHVFKQLEMTYKYCKIQNIPFPKVELSPEEEKNPKECYIFADAEDPRAPIVIHFPLVNDTFKEFKEPGVRRGHSEMEEGKVNLENNCSPYYLIRLIYSSENFDKLVNLSKYNILNNKDLLLQAIRSAVERKRSRRTGSFPSYSGYP; encoded by the exons atGAAGTTTTGCCCCATCCACATGCTTTCTGTAAGAATCATACAAGCTAAGAACATCAAGTCAAGAGACCTGT GGACAGTTCCACTTTCGTGCCAAAACCTTGCGGGGCAATGTTATTCACTGCTTGATACCAGTCTGAAGTATTTAGGCATCTCGGGCTGCAGTGGAAATCTTCCGTCAAGTCCTGACTCCAGCTCTGAAAGACATCACCTGGGAGATTTCCTTTCACACCGTTGCCAAGCCTCACAAA tgaCGGCATCAGACTGCTATGTACGCTTGTGGCTGCCGTCTGCTTCACCTGGAAAGCTTCAGACCAAAACCATCAGGAATTCTGACAACCCTGTCTGGAATGAGACTTTCTACTTTAGGATCCAGAGAGAAGTTGAG AATATTTTAGAATTGGCAGTGTGTGATGAAGATGCACTCACCAAAGATGACATGCAGTTCACAGTTCTTTTTAATCTTGCTAGAATCAGACCTGGGGAGACAATCCGCGAGACTTTTGCTTTGAAACCAGAG ACGGAGAGGTGCTTTAAGAAATGGGAAAGTTTGGAAGTGGAATTCTGGATGGAAAGAGT TCCTGGCCCTCCAGAGCATCTCATTACCAATGATGTCCTAGTG TCTCGTGAGGTTTGCTGCTTGGAAGTGCATGTGGACATTAATGAAAGCAGGAAATACTTGAAAG AGGGTAAAAATCTCGTGCTTACGGTGCCTGCATCCCATGAGAGAACCCAGAAGACGACAGAGGACACCGACACTTTCTACTTCCACTGCGTGAAGGCTTGGGAGCCAGTCCTAAAAGTCAGGCTGCAG AAAGTTTCTGATAAGGAAGATGACAACAGCAATTTAAGTGACACCTTAACAGTACCGCTGAAATTTCTCCCTGTTGGACATAAAGTGAAAGTAACCCTTCCCGTAAGACAT AATGTGCCACTACAGTTGTACCTCCAACTGAATGCTTG cacagaaaaactAGACGTGCGCTTAGGGTATGACCTgtgccaaggagagcaggaattcctgcaTAAGAGGAAGAGAGTCGTTGCTGGAGCCCTGAAAAGGGTTCTTCACCTGGAAAGAGATCTACATGGACATGAG GTCCCAGTAATAGCTGTTATGGCAACAGGTGGAGGTCTCAGAGCAATGTCAGCTATGTTTGGCCACCTCTTAGCTCTTCAGAAGCTAAATCTGTTGGACTGTGTCACCTACCTCACTGGGGCTTCTGGCTCAACATG GACCCTAGCAGACCTGTACGAGCATGCTGACTGGTCACAGAAGTCTCTTGAGGGGCCACTTAAAGCAGTAAAAGAACAAGTGACAAAATGCAAACTCAACCTTATGTCTATAGACCATCTGAAGTATTATCACAAGGAGCTTGCTGAAAGGGCAAAAGCAGGACATGTGCCATCTTTTACAACTCTGTGGTCGCTTGTTCAGGAGATGTTCTTGCATGAACGG CCAAGAAAGTACAAACTCACAGACCAGCGCAAGGCACTGGAGCATGGACAAAACCCACTGCCTTTCTATGCAGTCCTCAATGTGAAAGAGGAGAAGTTTGGTACTTTCAAATTTAGAG AGTGGGCAAATTTCTCTCCTTACGAAGTGGCCATGCCAAAATATGGAGTCTCCATTCCTTCAGAGTATTTTGACAGCGAGTTCTTCATGGGAAGGAGAGTGAAGAAGCTGCCAGAATCTCGGATCTGCTATCTGGAAG GTCTTTGGACAAACATCTTTACTAGGAATTTGCTGGATGGCTTGTACTGGTCCTCAAATTCAAATGAATTCTGGGAGCGATGGTCCCAAGATATGGTAGATATAG AAAAACATTCTCCTGAGGAAGATGTTAGTGTTATTGAGCCTCCGTCTTGCTTGTCAGGAAAGTTGTATGAAATGTTTCAGGACATCATGACCAAGCGTCCGCTGCTGGGAAAGTCTCATAACTTCCTGAGAGGCTTAGAGTTTCACAAGGATTATATCCATCAGAAAAAATTTATTGAATGGAAAG acaCTGTGCTGGATGGTTTCCCTAACAATCTGACACCACTGCAGAAGTATCTTTGTCTGATAGATGTTGGCTACTTCATCAACACCAGTGGTGCAGCACTTTTCAAGCCAGAGAGGAATGTAGATGTCATTATATCCCTTGATTATGGTTTGGGACATGTGTTCAAG CAATTAGAGATGACATACAAATACTGCAAGATACAAAATATCCCATTCCCCAAAGTGGAGCTAAGTCCAGAAGAAGAGAAGAACCCAAAGGAATGTTATATATTTGCAGATGCAGAGGACCCCAGAGCACCCATAGTAATCCATTTTCCCTTGGTGAATGACACCTTCAAGGAATTCAAGGAGCCAG GAGTGAGGCGTGGTCACTCAGAGATGGAAGAAGGCAAAGTAAATCTGGAGAACAACTGCTCACCCTACTACCTCATTAGGCTAATTTATTCCTCTGAAAATTTTGATAAACTTGTGAACCTGAGCAAATACAACATCCTCAATAACAAAGACCTGCTTCTCCAGGCAATCAGGAGTGCTGTAGAAcgaaagagaagcagaaggaCTGGGAGTTTCCCCAGCTACTCTGGATACCCCTAA
- the LOC131085302 gene encoding cytosolic phospholipase A2 beta-like isoform X1, whose translation MGSPPAKMKFCPIHMLSVRIIQAKNIKSRDLWTVPLSCQNLAGQCYSLLDTSLKYLGISGCSGNLPSSPDSSSERHHLGDFLSHRCQASQMTASDCYVRLWLPSASPGKLQTKTIRNSDNPVWNETFYFRIQREVENILELAVCDEDALTKDDMQFTVLFNLARIRPGETIRETFALKPETERCFKKWESLEVEFWMERVPGPPEHLITNDVLVSREVCCLEVHVDINESRKYLKEGKNLVLTVPASHERTQKTTEDTDTFYFHCVKAWEPVLKVRLQKVSDKEDDNSNLSDTLTVPLKFLPVGHKVKVTLPVRHNVPLQLYLQLNACTEKLDVRLGYDLCQGEQEFLHKRKRVVAGALKRVLHLERDLHGHEVPVIAVMATGGGLRAMSAMFGHLLALQKLNLLDCVTYLTGASGSTWTLADLYEHADWSQKSLEGPLKAVKEQVTKCKLNLMSIDHLKYYHKELAERAKAGHVPSFTTLWSLVQEMFLHERPRKYKLTDQRKALEHGQNPLPFYAVLNVKEEKFGTFKFREWANFSPYEVAMPKYGVSIPSEYFDSEFFMGRRVKKLPESRICYLEGLWTNIFTRNLLDGLYWSSNSNEFWERWSQDMVDIEKHSPEEDVSVIEPPSCLSGKLYEMFQDIMTKRPLLGKSHNFLRGLEFHKDYIHQKKFIEWKDTVLDGFPNNLTPLQKYLCLIDVGYFINTSGAALFKPERNVDVIISLDYGLGHVFKQLEMTYKYCKIQNIPFPKVELSPEEEKNPKECYIFADAEDPRAPIVIHFPLVNDTFKEFKEPGVRRGHSEMEEGKVNLENNCSPYYLIRLIYSSENFDKLVNLSKYNILNNKDLLLQAIRSAVERKRSRRTGSFPSYSGYP comes from the exons ATGGGGAGCCCACCAGCCAAG atGAAGTTTTGCCCCATCCACATGCTTTCTGTAAGAATCATACAAGCTAAGAACATCAAGTCAAGAGACCTGT GGACAGTTCCACTTTCGTGCCAAAACCTTGCGGGGCAATGTTATTCACTGCTTGATACCAGTCTGAAGTATTTAGGCATCTCGGGCTGCAGTGGAAATCTTCCGTCAAGTCCTGACTCCAGCTCTGAAAGACATCACCTGGGAGATTTCCTTTCACACCGTTGCCAAGCCTCACAAA tgaCGGCATCAGACTGCTATGTACGCTTGTGGCTGCCGTCTGCTTCACCTGGAAAGCTTCAGACCAAAACCATCAGGAATTCTGACAACCCTGTCTGGAATGAGACTTTCTACTTTAGGATCCAGAGAGAAGTTGAG AATATTTTAGAATTGGCAGTGTGTGATGAAGATGCACTCACCAAAGATGACATGCAGTTCACAGTTCTTTTTAATCTTGCTAGAATCAGACCTGGGGAGACAATCCGCGAGACTTTTGCTTTGAAACCAGAG ACGGAGAGGTGCTTTAAGAAATGGGAAAGTTTGGAAGTGGAATTCTGGATGGAAAGAGT TCCTGGCCCTCCAGAGCATCTCATTACCAATGATGTCCTAGTG TCTCGTGAGGTTTGCTGCTTGGAAGTGCATGTGGACATTAATGAAAGCAGGAAATACTTGAAAG AGGGTAAAAATCTCGTGCTTACGGTGCCTGCATCCCATGAGAGAACCCAGAAGACGACAGAGGACACCGACACTTTCTACTTCCACTGCGTGAAGGCTTGGGAGCCAGTCCTAAAAGTCAGGCTGCAG AAAGTTTCTGATAAGGAAGATGACAACAGCAATTTAAGTGACACCTTAACAGTACCGCTGAAATTTCTCCCTGTTGGACATAAAGTGAAAGTAACCCTTCCCGTAAGACAT AATGTGCCACTACAGTTGTACCTCCAACTGAATGCTTG cacagaaaaactAGACGTGCGCTTAGGGTATGACCTgtgccaaggagagcaggaattcctgcaTAAGAGGAAGAGAGTCGTTGCTGGAGCCCTGAAAAGGGTTCTTCACCTGGAAAGAGATCTACATGGACATGAG GTCCCAGTAATAGCTGTTATGGCAACAGGTGGAGGTCTCAGAGCAATGTCAGCTATGTTTGGCCACCTCTTAGCTCTTCAGAAGCTAAATCTGTTGGACTGTGTCACCTACCTCACTGGGGCTTCTGGCTCAACATG GACCCTAGCAGACCTGTACGAGCATGCTGACTGGTCACAGAAGTCTCTTGAGGGGCCACTTAAAGCAGTAAAAGAACAAGTGACAAAATGCAAACTCAACCTTATGTCTATAGACCATCTGAAGTATTATCACAAGGAGCTTGCTGAAAGGGCAAAAGCAGGACATGTGCCATCTTTTACAACTCTGTGGTCGCTTGTTCAGGAGATGTTCTTGCATGAACGG CCAAGAAAGTACAAACTCACAGACCAGCGCAAGGCACTGGAGCATGGACAAAACCCACTGCCTTTCTATGCAGTCCTCAATGTGAAAGAGGAGAAGTTTGGTACTTTCAAATTTAGAG AGTGGGCAAATTTCTCTCCTTACGAAGTGGCCATGCCAAAATATGGAGTCTCCATTCCTTCAGAGTATTTTGACAGCGAGTTCTTCATGGGAAGGAGAGTGAAGAAGCTGCCAGAATCTCGGATCTGCTATCTGGAAG GTCTTTGGACAAACATCTTTACTAGGAATTTGCTGGATGGCTTGTACTGGTCCTCAAATTCAAATGAATTCTGGGAGCGATGGTCCCAAGATATGGTAGATATAG AAAAACATTCTCCTGAGGAAGATGTTAGTGTTATTGAGCCTCCGTCTTGCTTGTCAGGAAAGTTGTATGAAATGTTTCAGGACATCATGACCAAGCGTCCGCTGCTGGGAAAGTCTCATAACTTCCTGAGAGGCTTAGAGTTTCACAAGGATTATATCCATCAGAAAAAATTTATTGAATGGAAAG acaCTGTGCTGGATGGTTTCCCTAACAATCTGACACCACTGCAGAAGTATCTTTGTCTGATAGATGTTGGCTACTTCATCAACACCAGTGGTGCAGCACTTTTCAAGCCAGAGAGGAATGTAGATGTCATTATATCCCTTGATTATGGTTTGGGACATGTGTTCAAG CAATTAGAGATGACATACAAATACTGCAAGATACAAAATATCCCATTCCCCAAAGTGGAGCTAAGTCCAGAAGAAGAGAAGAACCCAAAGGAATGTTATATATTTGCAGATGCAGAGGACCCCAGAGCACCCATAGTAATCCATTTTCCCTTGGTGAATGACACCTTCAAGGAATTCAAGGAGCCAG GAGTGAGGCGTGGTCACTCAGAGATGGAAGAAGGCAAAGTAAATCTGGAGAACAACTGCTCACCCTACTACCTCATTAGGCTAATTTATTCCTCTGAAAATTTTGATAAACTTGTGAACCTGAGCAAATACAACATCCTCAATAACAAAGACCTGCTTCTCCAGGCAATCAGGAGTGCTGTAGAAcgaaagagaagcagaaggaCTGGGAGTTTCCCCAGCTACTCTGGATACCCCTAA